CTTTTACAGGTAagttgttctgtttgtttattgtaagttTAATAATGTAAACTATACAGAGCCACTGCATCAAGTTGGTCCAACAATGTTGTGATGTTACGACAGCGTCAACTGTTCGATCGGCCATTTCTTAGTTTAATCAAGAATCTatgacaaatatttatttcatttaaacattaccaatatgtaactttgattCATGAGGTTTGGTGGGTTTGGGTGTATctttatatatgaatgaatgtaacttactttatcctcgcgtggccggaaaacgacagtcgttatcacacgggtttaacacctcgtgccagcttacgagttaccatgtatgttactttgtgggtaattatttttNNNNNNNNNNNNNNNNNNNNNNNNNNNNNNNNNNNNNNNNNNNNNNNNNNAGGTTGTACTTCATGTTTAACATTCACCCACAGTTGTAATAATCAACGTGCAAATGCAAACCGGATGAAACTTTGCGATAAAATCCGAAGCATCACACCCGATGATGTATCAGATGGTATAATAAGAGggattgatgatgtcataaatagATGTAATTGTAATGTCATACACAACGTTTACATTGCATCACCTCCATCACAATACCCTCTTATGACAAAGTTACAACAAATACTTCATAATCGACATGTGAGTCCATTGTTATAATTACCTCATATTGGCAGTTATTGATAACACTAGAATgaataatataacttatttaatatttatcctcgctgaAAATGTggacaagccattagtgaccacagagCAGTTGCCATTAAATGTCTTGCACAAGCACACATGTGCCCCAATGGTAACATCAACAAGTTCTGAACCCACTACCCCTGGGTTAGAGCTAGATACTACagactattgtgacgtaacaaacaaacaactttCACATTTAGAATGTTACAATGCATTATGGGAAACATCTGCATGATTACATTCTCCATAACTTTGGACAATGTAGTTGGTTACGTCAGAATTTCAATGATATTTTATCAACAATTGAAATGCAGCTTTGCATTAATTCCAAGGTCTTTTACAGGTAagt
This window of the Ciona intestinalis unplaced genomic scaffold, KH HT000050.2, whole genome shotgun sequence genome carries:
- the LOC100186589 gene encoding uncharacterized protein LOC100186589 codes for the protein MKLCDKIRSITPDDVSDGIIRGIDDVINRCNCNVIHNVYIASPPSQYPLMTKLQQILHNRHNVTMHYGKHLHDYILHNFGQCSWLRQNFNDILSTIEMQLCINSKVFYRATASSWSNNVVMLRQRQLFDRPFLSLIKNL